The sequence ATCCCACACTTTTAAACCAATATACATTGAAGCCATATAGGAGTCGCATCAAGGTGGCAATTTTAGTGTGTTTACTttacaaaaaactttttaatgtcGCTCAGAAAAGATTCGACctaaatatatttacacaccAATCACGGACGCGGGAAACAATGTATTACGCGGTGACGCACTCAAACGTTATTGGTTCCTGAGCATAAAGACAGTCTGACTGCTTTCCTGTCATGATAAAGTTTTTCGAACAGCTTTATTCTATAATCTCCTTATTTCATTTTATGCGACGCCAGAATACATGTATTGAATGATTTATATAGGCTGCAGTAGCCTAATCTCGTTACCTTATACATTCTAAATGACAGAAGCCTAGCTAGAAGTCATTCAGAAAATATAGCTCATAATactcaaaataaacagaaaatcattaaaaagcTAAACTGCCCAATATAATATTAAACCGCAATATAAAGGTGCAGCGTATGACGTCACCGCTCATGGGCGGGTCCACAATATTGCTGTGCACCACTGGTTTAGTTACTATAATTAgcacaacaattaaaaataaataaataaataaggctaaGTGGAAGTCCCCTTCgtgtatagtaataataataataataataataataataataacgtgattatgtgtgtgtgtgcgttaaaAACTAATAGGCCAGAATAGTATTGCTTTCAACTGCTTATATTCGCACGACATGCACGCAAATGAGCGTGCACAAATTTTCATAAACGCAAATATTTGCGGAGATGTAAGAATGTTTAATGATTAAAGGGCGAATCTAAAAATGAACACAAACGCTTTCCAGCTCCAAGTGTGCGCTTGCCTAGTGAACAGATGATCGCTCCACGGGAGACACGGCTCGCTCGCGGCCAGCTGCACGCACTGCGAAGCGTTTTGCTCCGGAGCGGATAGAGGCACCGAGTGCTGCGGCGCACTGCACCCTCATTATAAGAGAAGAGGGGCGTCGTGGACGAGTAGAGCCGAGGTTTACATGAAAAGAGGATGTTCTTCATCTGTGGTACTTCAACAGCAACATCATCTCCTCGTCTAAATGTCTCAATGAACTATCCAACATGTCTTTCCCGCGTACCTTTGTGATCCATCCCGAGACGGAACCGGTTTCACCTGATCCTCCGCTATGATCGCGGCCAGCGCGTTGACTCAACAAAGGGGATCCCGGTACAGAATCGCTACGGACGGTCGGTCACCATCGGTGAGGGACCCACACGCCtcttttattttcaatttcaacCGTTTCGCTTGGTGGACAGCTTCCAAATATTCTGGCTACCCTGGATTCCGCAGAAAGCGAGGGCTGGGATGGAGAAGTGTTGTCGCAGCTGTATGCCCTGTCTGAAGACGCTGTGGGACTGCATATGGCCCGAGTTTTACTATCCGAGCATGCCTCGACCGGCCGAGATCCGCACGGTTTCGGGTGATATCCGTGTCCCGGCTCCGAAGAAGAAACCTGCGCAGCTGTACGCGGCGCTCTTCGACTTCGAAGCCCGCAGTGAGGAAGAGCTGACGGTGAAAGAAGGGGACAAACTGTCTGTCATAGAAAAGAGGGGAGATTATGTACTTGCCAAGAAGCTGACGGGGTCTCTGGAGTCCGGACTGGTCCCTGCTAATTATGTGGCCCTAGTACAGGATGAATTCGCTAACTACAGGTGAGTCCTGACAGTCAATAGATCTATTTAGTTTCTGATAGCCTGTCCATTTTTAATTACCGAGATTAATCattatatgtgaccttggaccataAATCATAAgggccgattttttttttttaaattgagatttatacatcatctgaaagctgaataaataagcttttcattgatgtatatttggctgagatacaactattagaatatttggaatctgagggtgcaaaaagaaaatcgcttttaaagttgtccaaattaagttcttagcaatgcatataactaattaaaaatcatgttttgatatatttacggtacaaaatatcctcatggaacatgccttttacttaatatcttatttttggtataaatataagttaataattttgaattatatgcatggttttgtgatccagggtctctctcacgcacacacacacacacacacaaatacatacatgcatatatatatatatatatatatatatatatatatatatatatatatatatatatatatatatatatatatatatatatatatatatataatatgaataaagaCCGTAATGTAAGGCTAGATACTtgctcatttgtttttctgtaatagttaaactttccattgacttttattgtttTCTTGCTGGACTAATATTTTATACCTCTTCAGAGCACAAACATTGCATTTTAGATTTTCATCAACACTTGATTTCATTTGTTTATATAGGTAACcataaaagtatttcaggttTAAGATATATCAGTTATAGGGTGTAAATATGGTGGTTTGGGGGAGTCAGAATCCCTAATTAACACTTGAACCTAATTGATTTTGAACAAAAGATTACTGTCTAATACACATATGTTTTGACAAAGATTTCAGTCTGCTACATCCATAATAAAGGACTTTATTATGCATTTAGTTATCTTTAATATATTTCCAAAACTCGTTTATTAAACTCAGTTGACTATTGGACCCAAAGGTAGCGCATGACAAACCCTGGCAGACTGTAttttgaaaattacctttaaatttAGATTGAATGATTTTACAGAcattattatatctttttttaaataaatagatccTTAAAACCTTTGTATAATTCACACTGTAACAATACGGTGAAAAGGTCCACATCTGACCTTACTGTTTTGAAATCACAGAAGCAGTGAGCATAGTTTTGGTTGTTCATGAGCTCAACCAAGGAATGTTCATGTATACCTGCACTGTCTCGTTTAATTCACAATGGGGTTTATCATTGTCCATCTGAACAATGGGCTGTTTCCCTTTCTTTCTGTTTGGTTGCTGTAACGGGGTCAGTCAATTGTCCTGGCTATAAAGACCTCCTAAATAGTGTTGACAGGTAACGGGTTGTTATGTCAGAGTAATGTGTGTTCGGCCTCTGGTGCACCTGTCATCTGCCAGAGTTTCACTGAAACTGAGGCACCATGGGATTGTGCTAAACAAGCAGGTGCACCTGCCGCACCCATATTTAACATGGCAACACTTTGCATGACGCCACAGTGTTTACTGTCAGAAGCTGGACGTGGTTAATGCGGGCAAAATATGAGGTGTTTCTTTCTCTCCCTGTAATaaatatcagcaaaaaaaaaacactaaaataagtGAACGGCAGGCTATAAAATCCCAGGATATTAGACTAATTGGTCTAATATTCTTGCTGTATATGGCTAATTAGGGTTTCTACATAACTCATAACATATTGATTAACCATTTATAGAATTTGGAGGAGCTTATTTAATTGTACCTTATTTCATGTGGAGTATCTCAGTCTATTtgtcaatataaaatattactggTAAAAAGAAATGGCAGGTGTAGATTTTCATACAACAATTTCAGGCATTTTACACTACACTACTCATATAAATACTGACATAAGactaacaataataatgtgtCAGCCAATAATTACAATGAAATACATATCGTTCAGTCCTCAATACTTCGTGATGCCATCCAAttactgtaatgtaaaaaaaaaagacaaattacagttttaaacatgcattactgattatattattaatattttagccGATAGTTCAAACTTTAGTATAGAAATGTATGTGCAGTAGACAGTAAATgtgctgtgtttgtttttatctaTCAACATGGAAATATTCATATTTCAGAATAATATCATAAAGATTCATTTTCTGATATTATGCACATTTCTCctggttttatttatattatatatgttgatGTATTATCAGCATTAATTAAAGGCTAAacacttaatataataaataaatattctttgaaaatgactatttttacacattacagtaatgaagaatggaaaaaaaaatagttattttcttTGGATTTTtctggtgaaatatgacctggacatgcATGGTCTTGACAGGTTATGAAGTGTTCATTCATTCAGCTGTGCTCTCTGCATCTGTTTTACAGATGGTACTATGGGAACATAAACAGACAAAAGGCTGAGAAGCTGCTTCTGAGTTCACAGAACAAAACCGGCTCCTTCCTGGTGAGGATCAGTGAGAGCCACAGCGATGAATATACTATCTCCGGTTCGTTCCCTTGTttcttctccctccctctctctctcacactctttcATTTGAATGCCTGGAGACCTCCAGTACTTCCCTTTCTCATcttctttctttctcatctgCGTGACAACGTAGCCTCCCCTTCATCAATCTTATCATTTTCTGCCTAAGATATCCACTATCATGTTATCCTTTACCCTTTCAGACCcgcatctctctctctatctctctctctttccacccCACAGCTTGTAACACCATATTGCTCTTCCACGTGCAGCTGACTAAGCGTTTTTCTGTCTCCACCCAAGAGTAGTAGCGGGCATTATTTTAAGGTCTCAGAAACCACAAAGCCATTCAATAATTTGTGTTAACCTTGTCCAAATTGATTATGATTAACATTCTTTTCAAGTCTTCCACTAAAgatgttttatttcttatatttaaaggtctcaaatataaaatactattatatgtaatgattattattatttgaattacatttatgAAAAGTCCATATCTACTGATtcagtcagaatttttttttgtattaactttattattattttattttattctctttaTATATACATTCACTGGCACTACTGGGACCAAATATGTCATCTCAACAAAAAAATCATGGTTAAAAAGTGCTAATGTTGGAAAATTTTATTCTCTCCTTCACAGCCAGAAGTGAAAATAGTGTCTTCCATTTCCGTATTCATCGCTCAGCGATTGGTGCTTACTTTGTATCTGACAAGATCTCTTTTGGTACTCTGGATGAGCTCATCAGATACTACCAGCAGAACTCCAGAAGTCTGGGATGCCCCTTAGACCAGCCATGTGAACAGCAAGTATGACACTCTTAATATTTAATACACACCAGAGAGCGAAATCATGAGACTAAGGCTCATGAGTGTTTTCATGAGACTAAGGCTCATAAATAGGCATCCTTTTTATGGGTATCAGTTCTGCATTAGAGATCCAATTAGTGTTGTAGGGAAACAGTCTGTTTTTGGAGAAGTGGCCCTGGGTGATGGCACCAGTCGGCCTGCAGTGGTTTCTAATCACCTTCATCTTAATCAACAGCTCTGCACAGAAAAGCATTTTCTTGCGCTCCGTCTGGTTTTGGCCTCATGGTTATCATCTGCTCTTCTCTCCTGGTTTTCAGTAATGAATCCGAGGCTGAATATGAAAACACAAGCTTGCTTCCTAAATCAATAGCACAACAAACTTGTTACACATTTTACTTTATGCATTTCGTGTTTTCACTTGGACAGCTTTACCatctttcagatttttattttgtgactAAGAGCACTTGATATGAACACTTCATTCTGTTTTACAGTTATTTCTGTGAAAAACATGTTAAGGTCTTTGAACCATTTCATGCTGAATTTATCAAGAAGGACATGTTCATGGATCAATATATTGCattgtttattgtatttattatatatttctatcAAATAACAGTGGGCAATTCCTAATCAAATCAGGAAAAAATAGTATAGGTAGATTTTTCATCACAAAGCTTATTTTTTCCCTTCTAAACACACCATAATCCTCTGATGATTTGTTTTCCCAGTGAAATTTCCTAAAAATGCAAATAGCCTCCATTCCTTCTCTCTTGTCTTCTCTCCTGCCTCATGTTTATGCTGTTAACAAAATATAACCACCACTCTCTAGCCTCTGGTTTTATGATCAATACTGCACACTGTGTTTAGAGCAACTTGTCATATATAGAAGAGATTCTTGGAAGAGCTTTTTTGAGAGCTTTGTTTCGTGTGTGTCCACATGAAGAGGGAGCTATTTGACATGGAGCCATGGGAGCGGCCGAGGGAGGAGTTTCAGCTGCTCAAGAAGCTGGGGGAGGGCCATTTTGGGGAAGTCTGGGAAGCTGTCTGGATCACAAAGACACAGAAAGTGGCCATCAAGATGCTCAAACAAGGTGAGGCACCATACAAGATGAAA is a genomic window of Carassius auratus strain Wakin chromosome 23, ASM336829v1, whole genome shotgun sequence containing:
- the LOC113041165 gene encoding tyrosine-protein kinase SRK3-like, translating into MEKCCRSCMPCLKTLWDCIWPEFYYPSMPRPAEIRTVSGDIRVPAPKKKPAQLYAALFDFEARSEEELTVKEGDKLSVIEKRGDYVLAKKLTGSLESGLVPANYVALVQDEFANYRWYYGNINRQKAEKLLLSSQNKTGSFLVRISESHSDEYTISARSENSVFHFRIHRSAIGAYFVSDKISFGTLDELIRYYQQNSRSLGCPLDQPCEQQRELFDMEPWERPREEFQLLKKLGEGHFGEVWEAVWITKTQKVAIKMLKQEDTKLDEFVKEVHALKNLHHPKLIELLALCTRGEPVYIVTELMSKGSLKLYLASPEGQVLTSAHLIYMAGQIAEGMAYLEDRHIVHRDLAARNILVGEDLVCKVADFGLARIIKDSVYTASRNTKIPVRWTAPEAALYQRFSVKSDVWSFGVLLYEIMSRGKMPYDGKNNKEVLEILSSGYRLPCPNRCPPNIYRIMLECWQAEASKRPSFHALHSQLENIYSRIYFKTIEV